Proteins found in one Microbacterium sp. SSM24 genomic segment:
- a CDS encoding sulfurtransferase has translation MPHLIDPAALADLAASSSRVRILDVRWRLDRPDGRPDFLTGHLPGAVFVHLGTELSRPGSPDEGRHPLPTRDALEDAARGWGLDDGDTVVVYDDWNSVSAARAWWLLRGSGVDDVRVLDGGLSAWIDAGLPLETGEVAPRRGSVVLSELGASTVTIDEAAAWAEQGVLLDARAPERYRGDIEPIDPVAGHIPGARNLPAAALLDGSRFRRPDELAAAFDAVGARSGAPVAAYCGSGVTAAHTALAGAVAGIDVAVYPGSWSAWSNTPGRAIATGADPSEVTGTV, from the coding sequence ATGCCGCACCTCATCGACCCCGCAGCGCTCGCCGATCTCGCCGCATCCTCGTCGCGCGTCCGCATCCTCGACGTCCGCTGGCGTCTGGATCGTCCCGACGGCCGGCCGGACTTCCTCACGGGACATCTGCCCGGCGCCGTCTTCGTGCACCTCGGCACGGAGCTCTCGCGTCCCGGCAGCCCTGACGAGGGACGCCACCCGCTCCCGACGCGGGACGCGCTCGAGGACGCGGCGCGCGGCTGGGGCCTCGACGACGGCGACACGGTCGTCGTGTACGACGACTGGAACTCGGTCTCTGCGGCCCGCGCGTGGTGGCTGCTGCGCGGCAGCGGCGTCGACGACGTGCGCGTGCTCGACGGCGGACTGAGCGCGTGGATCGATGCCGGCCTGCCGCTCGAGACGGGCGAGGTCGCGCCGCGGCGCGGCTCCGTCGTGCTCAGCGAGCTCGGGGCGTCGACCGTGACGATCGACGAGGCCGCCGCGTGGGCGGAGCAGGGCGTGCTGCTCGACGCGCGCGCGCCGGAGCGCTACCGCGGCGACATCGAGCCGATCGACCCGGTCGCCGGCCACATCCCCGGCGCCCGCAACCTCCCGGCCGCCGCACTCCTCGACGGCAGTCGATTCCGCCGTCCGGACGAACTCGCGGCGGCGTTCGACGCCGTCGGGGCGAGGTCGGGAGCACCTGTCGCCGCGTACTGCGGCTCCGGCGTCACGGCGGCGCACACGGCTCTCGCCGGCGCCGTGGCCGGGATCGACGTGGCCGTCTACCCGGGCTCGTGGAGCGCCTGGTCGAACACGCCGGGCCGCGCGATCGCGACCGGGGCCGACCCGTCGGAGGTCACCGGCACGGTGTGA
- a CDS encoding O-acetylhomoserine aminocarboxypropyltransferase/cysteine synthase family protein, which translates to MVGMSEAPLAFATAQVQAGFESGLAENTAVPSIHQSNAFEFRSLSDARDLFALRRDGNIYSRAANPTVLVFEKRVAELEGGIAAAGVASGQAAVALALLALAKQGEHIVAARQLYGGTVDLLQDTFADWGIDVTFVDQDDPEAWAAAVRPATRAFFAESITNPIAQVLDVRTVSDLAHRAGVPLVIDATVATPYLQRVKDLGADITVHSATKFLGGHGTSLGGVIVDLGTFDFTAEPGRWPQLTETYPRVPDGSLVERFGESGSPYIALVKTKYVHDLGPSLSAFNAFQLLQGLETLDLRISRHSASALEVARFLEQHPAVDRVHHPGLASSPWHEKAQTYLPRGASSVFAFDLHSTGDPEADFRVVEDLVARLQVVKLVANIGDARSLVAHPASMTHSHLSPAQLADAGIAWTTVRLSIGLEDVRDIVADLRRALAGVPAAQARSAAEPQLAATSAR; encoded by the coding sequence ATGGTGGGCATGTCTGAAGCCCCGCTCGCCTTCGCGACCGCACAGGTGCAGGCGGGGTTCGAGTCGGGCCTCGCCGAGAACACCGCGGTGCCGTCGATCCACCAGTCGAACGCGTTCGAATTCCGCTCGCTCAGCGACGCCCGCGACCTGTTCGCGCTGCGCCGCGACGGCAACATCTACAGCCGCGCCGCCAACCCGACCGTGCTGGTGTTCGAGAAGCGCGTGGCCGAGCTCGAAGGGGGCATCGCCGCGGCGGGCGTCGCCTCGGGTCAGGCCGCCGTCGCCCTCGCACTCCTCGCGCTCGCGAAGCAGGGCGAGCACATCGTCGCGGCACGCCAGCTCTACGGGGGCACCGTCGACCTGCTCCAGGACACGTTCGCCGACTGGGGCATCGACGTCACCTTCGTCGACCAGGACGACCCCGAGGCCTGGGCCGCCGCGGTGCGCCCCGCCACGCGCGCGTTCTTCGCGGAATCCATCACCAACCCGATCGCGCAGGTGCTCGACGTGCGCACGGTCTCCGACCTCGCCCACCGTGCCGGCGTGCCGCTCGTGATCGACGCCACGGTGGCGACCCCGTACCTGCAGCGGGTCAAGGACCTCGGAGCCGACATCACCGTCCATTCGGCGACGAAGTTCCTGGGCGGCCACGGCACGTCGCTCGGCGGCGTGATCGTCGACCTCGGCACTTTCGACTTCACCGCCGAACCGGGGCGATGGCCGCAGCTCACCGAGACCTACCCGCGCGTTCCCGACGGGAGCCTCGTCGAGCGCTTCGGCGAGTCGGGCTCCCCGTACATCGCGCTCGTGAAGACGAAGTACGTGCACGACCTCGGCCCGTCGCTCTCGGCGTTCAACGCGTTCCAGCTGCTGCAGGGCCTGGAGACCCTCGACCTGCGCATCTCACGGCATTCGGCGAGCGCGCTCGAGGTCGCGCGATTCCTGGAGCAGCATCCCGCCGTCGACCGGGTGCACCACCCGGGACTCGCGTCGAGCCCGTGGCATGAGAAGGCGCAGACCTATCTGCCGCGCGGCGCGAGTTCGGTGTTCGCCTTCGATCTGCACAGCACCGGCGACCCCGAGGCGGATTTCCGCGTCGTCGAGGACCTCGTCGCACGACTGCAGGTCGTGAAGCTCGTGGCCAACATCGGCGACGCGCGCAGCCTCGTGGCGCATCCCGCGTCGATGACCCACAGCCACCTGTCCCCCGCGCAGCTCGCCGATGCCGGCATCGCGTGGACGACCGTGCGGCTGTCGATCGGGCTCGAGGACGTGCGCGACATCGTCGCGGACCTCCGCCGTGCGCTCGCGGGCGTGCCGGCTGCGCAGGCTCGGTCCGCCGCGGAGCCTCAGCTCGCGGCGACCAGCGCGCGATAG
- a CDS encoding thioredoxin domain-containing protein: MNRRLTEAASPYLRSHAGNPVPWFPWGDDAFAEARARDVPVLVSIGYSTCHWCHVMARESFEDPATAAELAAGFVSIKVDREEHPEVDAAYMAAASAFTANLGWPLTVFVTPQGRPFFAGTYFPPQPRGGLPAFRQVLAAVHEAWEERREQIDGTADAIVDALADARAQTGAEASAPPSAEELAGAARALAAREDPEYGGFGDGEAPKFPVATALRFLQTGLVRERAGDASAVAGRALAAMSASPLRDPVEGGFFRYATRRDWSVPHFERMLTDNAQLLDVAIADGDAATATGIAAFLVGVLQQPTGGFGAAQDSESWIDGARSEGGYYERDAADRAGLERPAVDGKVVTGWNGLAIGSLARAGARLGETSWIDAARWAAEAVLTANVTTDGLLVRASLDEIPSRAAATIADYGQFASGLVALAVATGEAAYATRARELVDACVAPDGALAVPGGGDPVLAAQGVGAPDAASDGDEPSGPAALAEAALALWTLGAGHAYRALAERIVARGAAGALAQPLAHGALLRVAALVATAPRQIVVVSAEPQHPLAVAARALDADAVAVVSPEQARAFAAAGFALFEAKTAHGGPTAYDCRDFACRLPVTDPEALAAV; this comes from the coding sequence ATGAACCGTCGCCTCACGGAGGCCGCGAGTCCGTACCTCCGCTCGCACGCGGGAAATCCGGTCCCGTGGTTCCCGTGGGGCGACGACGCGTTCGCCGAGGCGCGCGCCCGCGACGTGCCCGTCCTGGTGTCCATCGGCTACTCCACGTGCCACTGGTGCCACGTCATGGCGCGCGAGTCGTTCGAAGACCCCGCCACCGCCGCCGAGCTCGCGGCCGGATTCGTCTCGATCAAGGTCGACCGCGAGGAGCATCCCGAGGTCGACGCCGCCTACATGGCCGCCGCGTCCGCGTTCACCGCGAATCTCGGCTGGCCGCTCACGGTGTTCGTGACGCCGCAGGGGCGCCCGTTCTTCGCCGGCACGTACTTCCCACCGCAGCCGAGAGGCGGGCTTCCCGCCTTCCGGCAGGTGCTCGCCGCCGTCCACGAGGCGTGGGAGGAGCGCCGCGAGCAGATCGACGGCACGGCCGACGCGATCGTCGATGCGCTCGCCGACGCCCGGGCGCAGACGGGTGCCGAGGCATCCGCTCCGCCGTCCGCGGAGGAGCTCGCCGGTGCGGCGAGGGCCCTCGCCGCGCGCGAGGACCCCGAGTACGGCGGGTTCGGTGACGGAGAGGCCCCGAAGTTCCCGGTGGCGACGGCGCTGCGGTTCCTCCAGACGGGCCTGGTGCGCGAGCGGGCCGGCGACGCATCGGCGGTCGCGGGGCGCGCGCTCGCGGCGATGAGCGCCTCGCCCCTGCGGGACCCGGTCGAAGGCGGCTTCTTCCGCTACGCCACGCGTCGCGACTGGTCGGTGCCGCACTTCGAGCGCATGCTGACCGACAACGCACAGCTGCTCGACGTCGCCATCGCCGACGGTGACGCGGCGACGGCGACCGGCATCGCCGCGTTCCTCGTCGGCGTGCTGCAGCAGCCCACGGGCGGGTTCGGCGCGGCGCAGGACTCCGAGTCGTGGATCGACGGTGCGCGCAGCGAGGGCGGGTACTACGAGCGGGATGCCGCGGACCGCGCCGGCCTCGAACGTCCGGCCGTCGACGGCAAGGTCGTCACGGGGTGGAACGGACTCGCGATCGGCTCCCTCGCTCGCGCCGGGGCGCGGCTGGGCGAGACCTCCTGGATCGACGCCGCGCGCTGGGCCGCCGAGGCCGTGCTGACCGCGAACGTCACCACGGACGGCCTCCTCGTCCGCGCCTCCCTCGACGAGATCCCCTCACGGGCCGCTGCCACCATCGCCGACTACGGCCAGTTCGCGTCGGGTCTCGTCGCACTGGCCGTCGCGACCGGCGAGGCCGCATACGCGACGCGGGCGCGCGAGCTCGTCGACGCCTGCGTGGCACCGGACGGCGCCCTCGCGGTGCCCGGCGGCGGCGATCCCGTCCTCGCCGCTCAGGGCGTGGGTGCTCCGGATGCCGCATCCGACGGCGACGAGCCCTCGGGGCCCGCCGCGCTCGCCGAGGCCGCGCTCGCGCTCTGGACGCTCGGTGCCGGCCACGCCTACCGCGCTCTCGCCGAGCGGATCGTCGCGCGTGGCGCCGCGGGAGCACTCGCGCAGCCCCTCGCGCACGGCGCGCTGCTGCGCGTGGCCGCCCTCGTCGCCACCGCACCCCGGCAGATCGTCGTGGTGTCGGCCGAGCCGCAGCATCCGCTCGCCGTCGCCGCGCGCGCCCTCGACGCCGACGCCGTCGCCGTCGTGAGTCCCGAGCAGGCACGGGCGTTCGCCGCCGCCGGGTTCGCGCTCTTCGAGGCGAAGACCGCGCACGGCGGTCCGACGGCGTACGACTGCCGCGACTTCGCCTGCCGCCTGCCCGTCACCGACCCGGAGGCGCTGGCGGCCGTCTAG
- a CDS encoding quinone oxidoreductase family protein encodes MTTAIVYSEFGGPEVLHSIDIDAPAPGAGQLAIRVEAAGVNPIDAKLRSGARPSGPIDEPRRVGSDGAGVVTAVGEGVDGFRAGDAVVFSGARGAYATDVVIDAARVHSRPAHVSPAQGAALGIPIGTAYQALRSLAVGPDDTLLLHAGSGAVGQAAIQFAVLWGATVIATTSGRRADAVRALGATPVEYGDGLAERVRALAPNGVTVALDAAGTDEALQTSIELVSDRTRIATLVRGRDAASLGIRAFSGGSPTPLTPQQLAWRDEAVPVALALLAAGRFDVELGPSLPLADAAEAHGLVEQGADGKITLVP; translated from the coding sequence ATGACCACTGCGATCGTGTACTCCGAGTTCGGCGGACCCGAGGTCCTGCACTCCATCGACATCGACGCGCCGGCGCCCGGCGCCGGACAGCTCGCGATCCGCGTCGAGGCCGCGGGGGTGAACCCCATCGACGCGAAGCTGCGCTCCGGTGCGCGCCCCTCCGGGCCGATCGACGAGCCGCGCCGCGTCGGATCCGACGGCGCCGGCGTGGTGACCGCGGTCGGCGAGGGCGTGGACGGATTCCGCGCCGGGGACGCCGTGGTCTTCTCGGGTGCGAGGGGCGCGTACGCGACCGACGTCGTGATCGACGCGGCGCGCGTCCACAGCCGCCCCGCACACGTCTCGCCCGCTCAGGGCGCTGCGCTGGGCATCCCGATCGGCACCGCCTACCAGGCGCTCCGCTCGCTCGCGGTCGGTCCCGACGACACGCTGCTCCTCCACGCCGGATCCGGCGCCGTCGGACAGGCCGCCATCCAGTTCGCCGTGCTGTGGGGTGCGACCGTGATCGCGACCACCTCCGGCCGCCGGGCAGACGCCGTGCGCGCCCTCGGCGCGACGCCGGTCGAGTACGGCGACGGACTCGCCGAACGCGTGCGAGCGCTGGCCCCGAACGGCGTGACCGTCGCCCTCGACGCGGCGGGAACGGACGAGGCCCTGCAGACCTCGATCGAGCTCGTCTCCGACAGGACACGTATCGCGACCCTCGTGCGGGGGCGGGATGCCGCGTCGCTCGGCATCCGCGCGTTCTCCGGCGGATCGCCCACTCCCCTGACCCCCCAGCAGCTCGCGTGGCGTGACGAGGCGGTGCCCGTGGCACTCGCGCTGCTGGCCGCGGGCCGCTTCGATGTCGAGCTCGGACCGTCGCTGCCGCTCGCCGATGCCGCCGAAGCCCACGGGCTGGTCGAGCAGGGCGCCGACGGCAAGATCACCCTCGTCCCCTAG
- a CDS encoding ArsR/SmtB family transcription factor, with amino-acid sequence MHPFAALAEPARRRIIEILASGEHTAGELAHIVGAEFRITRTAVSKHLRVLRDARLVDVRAELQWRWYWLTDAGFETLDDEVSELRAKWVRRVGWDSEHHRKHDPLAEPLVYAGVPFKGPGRGYRRGRRGKQTEAPPRASEPDLGLYPVYPVPDTPRLEEWQTSPP; translated from the coding sequence ATGCACCCGTTCGCCGCCCTCGCCGAACCCGCTCGACGCCGGATCATCGAGATCCTCGCCAGTGGCGAACACACCGCGGGAGAGCTGGCGCATATCGTCGGGGCGGAGTTCCGCATCACGCGAACGGCGGTATCGAAGCACCTGCGTGTACTGCGTGATGCGCGGCTCGTGGACGTCCGCGCCGAGCTGCAGTGGCGATGGTATTGGCTGACCGATGCGGGCTTCGAGACCCTCGATGACGAGGTCAGCGAGCTGCGGGCGAAGTGGGTGCGCAGGGTCGGCTGGGACTCCGAGCACCACCGCAAGCACGATCCACTCGCCGAGCCGCTCGTCTACGCCGGCGTTCCGTTCAAGGGCCCTGGGCGCGGCTACCGTCGGGGCCGGCGGGGGAAGCAGACCGAGGCCCCGCCTCGGGCCAGCGAGCCAGATCTCGGGCTCTACCCGGTCTACCCCGTCCCGGACACTCCTAGGCTGGAGGAATGGCAAACATCCCCACCGTGA
- a CDS encoding aldo/keto reductase — translation MANIPTVKLNDGNDIPQLGYGVFKVPPADTERAVSEALEVGYRHIDTAAIYGNEEGVGAAIAASGLPRDDLFITTKLWNDRHEGDEPRAAIAESLEKLGLESVDLYLVHWPTPAHDNYVHAWSRLVELRDAGLTRSIGVSNHLVPHLERLVAATGVVPAVNQIELHPAYQQRDITEWAAAHDVRIESWGPLGQGKYDLFGADPVAAAAKAHDKTPAQAVLRWHLQKGFIVFPKSVRRERLEENLDVFDFELTEAEVAAIDAMEKPEGSGRVSAHPDEVN, via the coding sequence ATGGCAAACATCCCCACCGTGAAGCTCAACGACGGCAACGACATCCCCCAGCTCGGCTACGGCGTGTTCAAGGTGCCGCCGGCAGACACCGAGCGCGCCGTCAGCGAGGCGCTCGAAGTCGGCTACCGCCACATCGACACCGCCGCGATCTACGGCAACGAAGAGGGCGTCGGCGCCGCCATCGCCGCGAGCGGCCTTCCGCGCGACGATCTCTTCATCACCACCAAGCTGTGGAACGACCGTCACGAGGGCGACGAGCCTCGGGCGGCGATCGCGGAGAGTCTCGAGAAGCTGGGTCTCGAGAGCGTCGACCTCTACCTCGTGCACTGGCCGACCCCGGCCCACGACAACTACGTCCACGCGTGGTCCCGGCTCGTCGAGCTGCGCGACGCGGGCCTCACCCGCAGCATCGGCGTGTCCAACCACCTGGTGCCGCACCTCGAGCGCCTCGTCGCCGCGACCGGCGTGGTTCCCGCCGTCAACCAGATCGAGCTCCACCCGGCGTATCAGCAGCGCGACATCACCGAATGGGCCGCGGCGCACGACGTGCGCATCGAATCGTGGGGTCCGCTCGGCCAGGGCAAGTACGACCTGTTCGGCGCAGATCCCGTTGCCGCCGCAGCGAAGGCCCACGACAAGACGCCCGCCCAGGCCGTGCTGCGCTGGCACCTGCAGAAGGGGTTCATCGTCTTCCCCAAGTCCGTCCGCCGCGAACGCCTCGAAGAGAACCTCGACGTCTTCGACTTCGAGCTCACCGAGGCCGAGGTCGCCGCGATCGACGCGATGGAGAAGCCCGAAGGGTCGGGACGCGTCAGCGCCCACCCCGACGAGGTGAACTGA
- the hrpA gene encoding ATP-dependent RNA helicase HrpA codes for MSVPEPVISYPPELPVSAARDEIARAIRDHQVVIVAGATGSGKTTQLPKICLELGRTRIAHTQPRRIAARTIAERVAEELQVPLGSTVGYKVRFTDKVTDDTRIALMTDGILLNEIHRDRLLRRYDTIIVDEAHERSLNVDFLIGYLTRILPKRPDLKVVITSATIDPESFAKHFADRDGTPAPIIEVSGRTYPVEVRYRPGVRAAKGADAVESDDVDGITTALRELDRETAGDVLVFLPGEAEIRDAMDAVRGMYAKDAAPTEVLPLYGRLSSAEQHRVFERSAIAGVRRRVILATNVAETSLTVPGIRYVVDTGTARISRYSNRSKIQRLPIEAISQASAQQRSGRAGRTSPGIAIRLYDEDDFTAREEFTEPEILRTSLASVILQMLSLGFGDISAFPFLTPPDSRGVRAALDLLIELGAVRARGRDDAPALTDLGREIARLPIDPRFARMLIAARKTGVLRDVLTIVAGLSIQDVRERPEERREEADRLHARFTDPTSDFLSLLNLWNHLQEKQAELGSSAFRRLCRQEHLNYVRVREWADVHRQLSALLGVSRKADTAAADPDDIHRAILAGLLSQIGILDDRTPAKTSTRGGKPDRGAERRSAEYLGARGTRFAIFPGSGLRKQRPTAVMAAEVVETSRLFARTLAAIDPEWAEPLAGDLAKRRLSEPHWSKASGAASAYEKVTLFGVEIIPRRRVQLARFDRPYARELFVRHALVEGEWDASALDKRLTAFERRNLELRRRLEKIEERERRRDILVGDEAVYRFYDARIPGDVYDVRSFEAWWRDAAERTPRLLDMTESDLVDEASRGDERDFPARWQQGDQVLSLAYRFEPGAPDDGVTAVVPLALLAQLRPEGFDWQVPGMRDELITALLRSLPKAIRRHVVPAADWASTFAGEIAGQGPEAHGGLPPSGLREALAARIQRVANQPVTAADFELERVPGHLLVSFRAVDERGRPVGSDRDLATLQDRLAGRARASVARSLSRTPARETPTPAPGPGGPGIGTASAGSFIERAGLTEWSFGDLPDVVDTKVAGGVVRGYPAIVDEGSSVALRIEATPEAAARATRDGARRLLLLAVASPTAYVLDHLTASEKLALAASPYASAKALVEDARVAVADALVERTAPGGVVRTRAGFDAVRDALSAVVVDELFQTVSLSARILTASRDVERAVREQNSLTLLGTLNDIKGQLAGLVFPGFVSRTGTTRLAHLPRYLRGALDRVRALPDNPGRDRQRMTEFERAAVAFADAGGTVPPEADAPAPLVRARWLLEEYRVSLFAQQLGTAEPVSLQRIQKSLRE; via the coding sequence ATGTCCGTGCCCGAACCCGTGATCTCCTACCCCCCGGAGCTGCCCGTCAGCGCCGCGCGGGACGAGATCGCGCGCGCGATCCGCGACCACCAGGTCGTGATCGTCGCCGGGGCGACCGGATCGGGCAAGACCACGCAGCTGCCGAAGATCTGCCTCGAGCTGGGCCGCACGCGCATCGCGCACACGCAGCCGCGCCGCATCGCCGCTCGAACGATCGCCGAGCGCGTCGCCGAGGAGCTGCAGGTGCCGCTCGGCTCGACCGTCGGCTACAAGGTGCGCTTCACCGACAAGGTGACCGACGACACCCGCATCGCGCTGATGACCGACGGCATCCTGCTCAACGAGATCCATCGCGACCGGCTGCTGCGCCGCTACGACACGATCATCGTCGACGAGGCACATGAGCGCTCTCTCAACGTCGACTTCCTGATCGGCTACCTCACGCGCATCCTGCCGAAGCGTCCCGACCTCAAGGTCGTCATCACGAGCGCGACGATCGATCCGGAGAGCTTCGCGAAGCATTTCGCCGATCGCGACGGCACGCCCGCGCCCATCATCGAGGTCTCGGGTCGCACGTACCCGGTCGAGGTGCGCTACCGGCCCGGCGTGCGCGCCGCGAAGGGCGCCGATGCCGTCGAGAGCGACGACGTCGACGGCATCACGACGGCGCTGCGAGAGCTCGACCGCGAGACCGCGGGCGACGTGCTGGTGTTCCTCCCCGGTGAGGCCGAGATCCGGGACGCGATGGATGCCGTGCGCGGCATGTATGCCAAGGATGCCGCCCCCACGGAAGTGCTCCCCCTCTACGGCCGGCTCAGTTCGGCCGAGCAGCACCGCGTCTTCGAACGCTCCGCGATCGCGGGCGTGCGCCGCCGGGTCATCCTCGCGACCAACGTCGCCGAGACCAGCCTCACCGTGCCCGGCATCCGGTACGTCGTCGACACCGGCACCGCGCGCATCTCGCGCTACAGCAACCGCAGCAAGATCCAGCGCCTGCCCATCGAGGCGATCTCGCAGGCCTCCGCCCAGCAGCGCTCCGGGCGTGCCGGCCGCACCAGCCCCGGCATCGCGATCCGCCTGTACGACGAGGACGACTTCACGGCCCGGGAGGAGTTCACCGAGCCCGAGATCCTGCGCACGAGCCTGGCGTCGGTCATCCTGCAGATGCTGTCGCTGGGATTCGGCGACATCTCGGCGTTCCCGTTCCTCACCCCGCCGGACTCGCGCGGCGTGCGCGCCGCGCTCGACCTCCTCATCGAGCTCGGCGCCGTCCGTGCGCGCGGACGCGACGACGCGCCGGCGCTCACCGATCTCGGCCGCGAGATCGCCCGGCTGCCGATCGATCCCCGTTTCGCGCGCATGCTGATCGCGGCACGGAAGACCGGCGTGCTCCGCGATGTCCTCACGATCGTCGCAGGACTCTCCATCCAGGACGTGCGCGAACGGCCCGAGGAGCGACGCGAGGAGGCCGACCGCCTCCACGCCCGGTTCACCGACCCGACCAGCGACTTCCTGAGCCTCCTGAACCTCTGGAACCACCTCCAGGAGAAGCAGGCGGAGCTCGGCTCGAGCGCGTTCCGGCGCCTCTGCCGGCAGGAGCATCTCAACTACGTCCGGGTGCGCGAGTGGGCCGACGTCCACCGCCAGCTCAGCGCGCTGCTCGGCGTCTCGCGCAAGGCCGACACGGCCGCCGCGGATCCCGACGACATCCACCGCGCGATCCTCGCCGGACTGCTATCGCAGATCGGCATCCTCGACGACCGCACTCCCGCGAAGACGTCCACGCGCGGCGGCAAGCCCGATCGCGGCGCCGAACGCCGCTCGGCCGAGTACCTCGGCGCACGGGGAACGCGGTTCGCGATCTTCCCCGGGTCGGGACTGCGCAAGCAGCGCCCGACGGCGGTCATGGCCGCCGAGGTGGTCGAGACGTCGCGCCTGTTCGCCCGCACGCTGGCCGCGATCGACCCGGAATGGGCGGAGCCCCTCGCCGGCGACCTCGCCAAGCGCCGGCTGAGCGAGCCGCACTGGTCGAAGGCGTCGGGGGCGGCATCCGCCTACGAGAAGGTCACCCTCTTCGGCGTCGAGATCATCCCGAGGCGCCGTGTGCAGCTGGCCCGCTTCGACCGGCCGTACGCGCGCGAGCTGTTCGTGCGGCACGCCCTGGTCGAGGGTGAATGGGATGCCTCGGCCCTCGACAAGCGGCTGACGGCCTTCGAGCGGCGCAATCTCGAACTGCGCCGCCGACTCGAGAAGATCGAGGAGCGCGAGCGCCGCCGCGACATCCTCGTCGGCGACGAGGCCGTGTACCGGTTCTACGACGCGCGCATTCCCGGCGACGTGTACGACGTCCGTTCGTTCGAGGCCTGGTGGCGCGATGCCGCGGAGCGCACGCCGCGCCTGCTCGACATGACGGAATCCGACCTCGTCGATGAGGCCTCCCGCGGCGACGAGCGCGACTTCCCGGCGCGCTGGCAGCAGGGCGATCAGGTGCTCTCACTCGCCTACCGCTTCGAGCCGGGCGCGCCCGACGACGGTGTGACGGCGGTCGTGCCCCTGGCGCTGCTCGCCCAGCTGCGTCCCGAAGGGTTCGACTGGCAGGTCCCCGGCATGCGGGACGAACTCATCACGGCGCTGCTGCGATCGCTCCCCAAGGCGATTCGGCGCCACGTCGTTCCGGCGGCCGACTGGGCGTCCACCTTCGCGGGCGAGATCGCCGGTCAGGGACCGGAGGCGCACGGGGGCCTTCCGCCGTCGGGGCTGCGCGAGGCGCTCGCCGCGCGCATCCAGCGGGTCGCGAACCAGCCCGTCACGGCCGCCGACTTCGAGCTGGAGCGCGTGCCCGGGCATCTGCTCGTGTCGTTCCGCGCGGTCGACGAGCGCGGCCGCCCCGTCGGCTCCGATCGCGACCTCGCCACGCTGCAGGATCGCCTCGCCGGCCGCGCCCGGGCCTCGGTCGCACGTTCCCTCTCTCGGACGCCCGCGCGCGAGACCCCGACCCCCGCCCCCGGCCCCGGCGGACCCGGCATCGGCACCGCATCGGCCGGCTCCTTCATCGAGCGCGCCGGTCTCACCGAGTGGTCGTTCGGCGACCTCCCCGACGTCGTCGACACCAAGGTGGCGGGCGGCGTGGTGCGCGGCTACCCGGCGATCGTCGACGAGGGATCGAGCGTCGCGCTGCGGATCGAGGCCACCCCCGAGGCCGCCGCGCGGGCCACGCGCGACGGCGCGCGCCGCCTCCTGCTGCTCGCCGTTGCGTCGCCGACGGCCTATGTGCTCGATCACCTGACCGCCTCGGAGAAGCTCGCGCTCGCGGCATCCCCCTACGCCTCCGCCAAGGCCCTCGTCGAAGATGCGCGCGTCGCCGTCGCCGATGCCCTCGTCGAGCGCACGGCTCCCGGCGGCGTCGTGCGCACGCGGGCGGGTTTCGACGCCGTCCGCGATGCCCTGTCGGCGGTCGTCGTCGACGAGCTGTTCCAGACCGTGTCGCTGAGCGCCCGTATCCTCACGGCCTCGCGCGACGTGGAGCGCGCCGTCCGCGAGCAGAACTCGCTGACGCTGCTCGGAACGCTCAACGACATCAAGGGCCAGCTCGCCGGACTCGTCTTCCCCGGCTTCGTGTCGCGCACCGGCACCACCCGTCTCGCGCACCTGCCGCGCTATCTTCGCGGCGCTCTCGACCGGGTGCGCGCGCTCCCCGACAACCCGGGTCGCGACCGCCAGCGCATGACCGAGTTCGAACGCGCCGCGGTCGCCTTCGCGGATGCCGGCGGCACGGTGCCGCCCGAGGCGGATGCGCCTGCGCCGCTCGTGCGCGCGCGCTGGCTGCTCGAGGAGTACCGCGTGAGCCTGTTCGCCCAGCAGCTGGGGACGGCCGAGCCGGTGTCGCTTCAGCGGATTCAGAAGTCGCTGCGGGAATAG